Proteins from a genomic interval of Mycobacterium conspicuum:
- a CDS encoding PhoH family protein, translating to MTPRETSAADAAGARQADAQVRSSINVPPDLVVGLLGSADENLRALERILSADLHVRGNALTLSGEPADVALAERVISELVAIVASGHPLTPEVVRHSVAMLVGTGNESPAEVLTLDILSRRGKTIRPKTLNQKRYVDAIDANTIVFGVGPAGTGKTYLAMAKAVNALQTKQVTRIILTRPAVEAGERLGFLPGTLSEKIDPYLRPLYDALYDMMDPELIPKLMSAGVIEVAPLAYMRGRTLNDAFIVLDEAQNTTAEQMKMFLTRLGFGSKIVVTGDMTQIDLPGGARSGLRAAVDILENIDDIHVAELTSVDVVRHRLVSEIVDAYAKFEEPGSGMNRAARRAGGPRGRR from the coding sequence GTGACGCCCCGCGAGACCAGCGCTGCTGACGCAGCTGGAGCCCGGCAGGCCGACGCTCAGGTTCGCAGCAGCATCAATGTTCCGCCCGATCTCGTCGTGGGCCTGCTCGGTTCGGCAGACGAGAACCTGCGCGCCCTCGAGCGCATCCTCAGCGCCGATCTGCATGTCCGTGGCAATGCGCTCACCCTCTCGGGTGAGCCGGCCGATGTCGCGCTCGCCGAGCGGGTGATTTCCGAACTGGTCGCCATCGTGGCCAGCGGCCATCCGTTGACACCGGAGGTGGTCCGCCACAGCGTCGCCATGCTCGTCGGCACCGGCAACGAGTCGCCCGCGGAGGTGCTCACCCTGGACATCTTGTCGCGCCGCGGCAAGACAATCCGGCCCAAGACGCTGAACCAGAAGCGCTACGTCGACGCCATCGACGCCAACACCATCGTCTTCGGCGTCGGGCCGGCGGGTACCGGCAAGACCTATCTGGCCATGGCGAAGGCGGTCAATGCGCTGCAGACCAAGCAGGTCACCCGCATCATCTTGACCCGGCCGGCGGTGGAAGCCGGTGAGCGCCTTGGCTTTCTGCCGGGCACCCTGAGCGAGAAGATCGACCCGTATCTGCGGCCGCTGTATGACGCGCTGTACGACATGATGGATCCCGAGCTGATCCCAAAGTTGATGTCCGCCGGGGTCATTGAGGTGGCCCCGCTGGCGTACATGCGGGGCCGCACGTTGAACGATGCCTTCATCGTCCTTGATGAGGCACAGAACACCACGGCCGAGCAAATGAAGATGTTCCTCACCCGGCTCGGGTTCGGATCGAAGATCGTCGTCACCGGCGACATGACACAAATCGACCTTCCCGGTGGCGCGCGATCCGGCCTGCGCGCGGCTGTCGACATCCTCGAAAACATCGACGACATCCATGTTGCGGAGCTGACCAGTGTGGACGTCGTGCGCCATCGGTTGGTGTCGGAGATCGTGGACGCCTACGCGAAATTCGAAGAGCCGGGCTCGGGGATGAACCGGGCGGCCCGACGGGCGGGCGGTCCCCGCGGCCGGCGATGA
- the ybeY gene encoding rRNA maturation RNase YbeY — protein MSIEVSNESGIDVSEAELVSVARFVIHKMDVNPGAELSMVLLDTAAMADLHMRWMDLPGPTDVMSFPMDELEPGGRPDAPEPGPAMLGDIVLCPEFAAEQAAAAGHSLGHELALLTIHGVLHLLGYDHADRDEEKEMFGLQSRLLEEWVAEQVEAYQLDRQEERDRRLLDKSRHFDL, from the coding sequence ATGAGCATCGAAGTATCCAACGAGTCGGGCATCGACGTCTCCGAGGCCGAACTGGTCAGCGTCGCAAGGTTTGTCATCCACAAGATGGACGTCAACCCCGGCGCCGAGCTGTCGATGGTGCTGTTGGACACGGCGGCGATGGCCGATCTGCACATGCGCTGGATGGACCTGCCCGGCCCGACCGACGTGATGAGCTTTCCGATGGACGAGCTCGAGCCGGGGGGTCGTCCCGATGCGCCGGAGCCGGGGCCGGCCATGCTGGGCGATATCGTGCTGTGCCCCGAATTCGCGGCCGAGCAGGCCGCCGCGGCGGGCCACAGTCTCGGACATGAGTTGGCGCTGTTGACAATTCACGGAGTGCTGCACCTGCTGGGTTACGACCACGCCGACAGGGACGAGGAAAAGGAGATGTTCGGCCTGCAGAGCCGGCTGCTGGAAGAGTGGGTTGCCGAACAAGTCGAGGCTTACCAGCTGGACCGCCAGGAGGAGCGGGACCGCCGGCTGCTGGATAAGTCAAGGCATTTCGACCTTTGA
- a CDS encoding hemolysin family protein, translated as MTGLSQLVGAIALIALGGLFAAIDAAISTVSLARVQELVRDERVGARPLLKVVTDRPRYVNLVVLLRITCEISATVLLVVFLYDNFGLTRGLIGAAAIMVITSFVVIGVGPRTLGRQHAYSIALTAALPLQAISRLLMPIPQLLVVVGNLLTPGRGLRNGPFASEIELREVVDLAQQRGVVAADERRMIESVFELGDTPAREVMVPRTEMIWIEDDKSAAQATTLAVRSGHSRIPVIGENVDDIVGVVYLKDLVQHAFFSDDRGRRTKVAQVMRPAVFVPDSKPLDSLLREMQRDRNHMALLVDEYGAIAGLVSIEDVLEEIVGEIADEYDDAETAPVEDLGDKHFRVSARLPIEDVGELYGMEFDDDLDVDTVGGLLALELGRVPLPGAEVVSHGLRLRAEGGPDHRGRVRIGTVLLSPADTDGAEEHRT; from the coding sequence TTGACCGGCCTGTCGCAGCTGGTCGGCGCGATCGCGTTGATCGCTCTGGGCGGCCTTTTCGCCGCGATCGACGCCGCGATCAGCACGGTGTCGCTGGCCCGGGTGCAGGAGTTGGTGCGCGACGAACGGGTTGGCGCCAGGCCCCTGCTCAAGGTGGTGACCGACCGGCCACGCTACGTGAACTTGGTCGTACTGCTGCGCATCACGTGCGAGATCTCCGCGACTGTACTGCTGGTGGTGTTTCTCTACGACAACTTCGGCCTCACCAGGGGGTTGATCGGCGCCGCGGCGATCATGGTGATAACCAGCTTCGTGGTCATCGGTGTGGGGCCACGCACGCTTGGCCGCCAGCATGCCTACTCCATCGCGCTAACGGCTGCCCTTCCGCTGCAGGCGATCTCGCGGCTGTTGATGCCGATCCCGCAATTGCTGGTCGTCGTGGGCAATCTGCTGACCCCCGGTCGCGGCCTGCGGAACGGACCGTTCGCGTCCGAGATCGAGCTGCGCGAAGTGGTCGACCTCGCCCAGCAGCGCGGCGTCGTTGCCGCCGACGAACGCCGGATGATCGAGTCGGTCTTCGAGCTCGGTGACACCCCGGCCCGTGAGGTCATGGTGCCGCGCACCGAAATGATCTGGATCGAGGACGACAAGTCCGCCGCCCAGGCCACCACCCTGGCGGTGCGCAGCGGGCATTCCCGCATCCCGGTGATCGGTGAAAACGTCGACGACATCGTCGGCGTCGTCTACCTGAAAGACCTTGTCCAGCACGCGTTTTTCTCCGACGATCGCGGCCGGCGCACCAAGGTGGCGCAGGTGATGCGTCCTGCGGTGTTCGTGCCGGACTCCAAACCACTCGACTCGCTGCTGCGCGAAATGCAGCGCGACCGCAATCACATGGCGCTGTTGGTCGACGAATATGGTGCGATAGCCGGCCTGGTCAGCATCGAAGACGTACTCGAGGAGATCGTCGGCGAGATCGCCGACGAGTACGACGACGCCGAGACGGCGCCGGTAGAAGACCTGGGCGACAAACACTTCCGGGTATCGGCGCGGCTGCCGATCGAAGACGTGGGTGAACTGTACGGCATGGAATTCGATGACGATCTGGACGTTGACACCGTGGGTGGCCTGCTGGCTCTGGAGCTGGGCCGGGTCCCGCTGCCCGGGGCCGAGGTGGTGTCACATGGCTTGCGGTTGCGCGCCGAGGGTGGTCCCGATCACCGGGGCCGGGTGCGGATCGGCACCGTCCTGCTCAGCCCGGCCGACACCGACGGCGCCGAGGAGCACCGAACGTGA
- the era gene encoding GTPase Era: protein MTEFHSGFVCFVGRPNTGKSTLTNALVGTKVAITSMRPQTTRHTIRGIVHRENFQIILVDTPGLHRPRTLLGKRLNDLVRDTYSEVDVIGLCVPADEAIGPGDRWIVEQIRSVAPKTTLVVVVTKTDKVSRDRVAAQLVAVAELAGTAAEIVPVSAATGEQIDVLVDVLAAALPEGPAYYPDGELTDEPEEVLMAELIREAALEGVRDELPHSLAVVIDEVNPREGRDDLIDVHALLYVERDSQKGIVIGKGGARLKEVGTAARVQIEKLLGTKVYLDLRVKIAKNWQSDPKQLGRLGF from the coding sequence ATGACCGAATTCCATTCGGGTTTCGTGTGTTTCGTCGGCAGGCCGAATACCGGAAAGTCGACGCTGACCAACGCGCTGGTCGGCACCAAAGTGGCGATCACCTCGATGCGGCCGCAGACGACCCGGCACACCATTCGCGGAATCGTGCACCGGGAGAACTTTCAGATCATCCTCGTCGACACCCCGGGCCTGCACCGGCCGCGCACCCTGCTGGGTAAGCGGCTCAACGACCTGGTTCGCGACACCTACTCCGAGGTTGACGTCATCGGGCTGTGCGTCCCCGCCGACGAGGCGATCGGGCCGGGGGACCGGTGGATCGTCGAGCAGATCCGTTCGGTGGCGCCCAAGACGACGCTCGTGGTCGTCGTCACCAAGACCGACAAAGTCTCCAGGGATCGGGTGGCCGCACAGCTGGTCGCGGTCGCCGAATTGGCGGGCACCGCAGCCGAAATCGTGCCGGTCTCGGCGGCCACCGGTGAGCAAATCGATGTGTTGGTCGACGTGCTGGCCGCGGCGCTGCCCGAGGGCCCCGCGTACTACCCCGACGGCGAACTGACCGACGAACCCGAAGAGGTCCTGATGGCCGAGCTCATCCGCGAGGCCGCCCTGGAGGGAGTGCGCGACGAGTTGCCGCACTCGCTGGCGGTGGTGATCGACGAGGTCAACCCGCGGGAGGGCCGCGATGACCTCATCGACGTGCACGCGCTGCTCTATGTCGAACGGGACAGCCAGAAGGGGATCGTCATCGGCAAGGGCGGGGCGCGGTTGAAGGAAGTCGGGACCGCCGCGCGTGTGCAGATCGAGAAGCTGTTGGGCACCAAGGTCTATCTCGACCTACGCGTCAAGATCGCCAAGAACTGGCAGAGTGACCCCAAACAGCTTGGCAGGCTTGGGTTTTAA
- a CDS encoding 16S rRNA (uracil(1498)-N(3))-methyltransferase, with translation MAAGISTLFYVDALPATGELAVVGGDEGFHAATVRRIRPGEQVVLGDGAGGLADCVVEHAGRDGLRARVLDRWSVALPGPPVTVVQALPKSDRSELAIELATEAGADAFVAWQAARCVANWDGARVDKGLRRWRAVARSAARQSRRAHIPAVDGVLSTAVLTQRIRDEVAAGVTVLALHESATVRLTDVPLAQAKSLTLLVGPEGGIAPEEVTALTDAGAVPVRLGPTVLRTSTAAAVALGALGALTTRWDRRCGQ, from the coding sequence ATGGCGGCCGGAATTTCGACGCTGTTCTACGTCGACGCGTTGCCCGCCACCGGTGAGCTGGCGGTGGTGGGCGGCGACGAAGGATTCCACGCCGCCACCGTCCGCCGCATCCGCCCCGGCGAGCAAGTGGTGCTCGGCGACGGCGCCGGCGGCCTGGCCGACTGTGTGGTCGAGCACGCCGGTCGCGACGGGTTGCGCGCCCGGGTGCTGGACCGCTGGAGCGTCGCACTCCCCGGGCCGCCGGTGACGGTGGTGCAGGCGCTGCCGAAGTCCGATCGCTCCGAGTTGGCCATCGAGCTGGCCACCGAGGCGGGCGCGGACGCGTTCGTCGCGTGGCAGGCGGCCCGCTGCGTGGCCAACTGGGACGGCGCCCGGGTCGACAAGGGGCTGCGCCGCTGGCGTGCGGTGGCCCGCTCGGCGGCCCGGCAATCCCGCCGGGCGCACATCCCGGCCGTGGATGGCGTGCTGTCCACCGCGGTGTTGACCCAGCGCATCCGCGACGAGGTAGCCGCCGGCGTGACGGTGTTGGCCTTGCATGAATCGGCGACCGTCCGGCTGACGGATGTTCCTCTGGCACAAGCGAAATCGCTGACCTTGCTGGTCGGCCCCGAGGGCGGCATCGCACCGGAGGAGGTCACCGCGCTCACCGACGCCGGTGCCGTGCCGGTGCGGCTGGGCCCGACGGTGCTGCGCACGTCGACCGCGGCCGCCGTGGCATTGGGCGCGCTGGGCGCGCTCACCACCCGCTGGGATCGACGTTGTGGGCAATGA